One genomic segment of Macaca fascicularis isolate 582-1 chromosome 19, T2T-MFA8v1.1 includes these proteins:
- the GARIN5B gene encoding LOW QUALITY PROTEIN: Golgi-associated RAB2 interactor protein 5B (The sequence of the model RefSeq protein was modified relative to this genomic sequence to represent the inferred CDS: substituted 1 base at 1 genomic stop codon), protein MIWLRNRRRPEPLQGTPKWVPVLGELQKTLQKGEYLPFRALPMFESNFVQVTHQGGPVFVNHRTNRLAMGVAASLPGLVLPDILLIGQPAEDGDCSGLVLTRMIPLDLVHLCVHDLSAWRLKLRLVSGRQYYLALDAPDNEAGFLFHCWIRLINLLQEPPPTWAPRTMCTAPLDVPLAKAPASTWHLQDQPVSRHAVRVAEHNFPYKKPPVATRRQRKAKALKRSFKSQAVGDSVPLIWSQLEHADVGKKPAEKKSHPDFHPDRTHTQVHFSEKTSITIWTIFSIISSTAKQTQSSPKACTSASEEATGQGPVVESPSYCVSADSPDCFFLGSGSSLDPCLWHQDMEDLMDSESSTLSSAASGLAPYPPAARLSTPYSSIPRGREKARSMGSHQGRGPPPCQTGPVTSRKAPFLVDQSQKLPAVPASSWTPPPGLAPPQKVSAASAPPWKAPAVPAPPQKTPPPSQKAPSVPTIPQKAVSPTAPKRKSLLLPAPSQKALQTSPPQYQMAPGSPASRGRLPGDVLPTGIPGRAALERSPSGGRPEPAVTVPAVTVGTQETDVVMTTQVKSLESPFTVTKKESKDILVSKTQEVTLEAFGGQGKLEDRAHLAKLEERSLDPPGARSKELEQRKRWVETKELAVEGPSQELSRPFSVETLTLAKLTILANSKEQRVKPSLVSLPSWLLATSQASATSVMASMPFHPGQLSSPEGKPVVVREQPESHTWVKEGKRQWGESKGSPWDPEGPPKVPLRSKPTSASPKREGISQAPIPLPASRWEGLPPSPLSETPISKTEATAKASQQPKRLSQEPVKMPAQHPLATVGSSSEILLPMLLELETVRNTATKAEEIQEESGVFNLPPSLQHSQHFEXLDAGGGAQPQSETVRRSPALPGPQGSVRTDCKKRNVERPLGGIRPVR, encoded by the exons ATGATCTGGCTTCGAAACAGGAGGCGCCCTGAGCCGCTCCAGGGCACCCCGAAGTGGGTCCCTGTTCTGGGGGAGCTGCAAAAGACCCTCCAGAAGGGCGAATACCTGCCCTTCCGTGCACTGCCCATGTTCGAGAGTAACTTTGTTCag GTGACCCATCAAGGGGGCCCAGTGTTCGTGAATCACAGAACCAACCGGCTGGCCATGGGCGTGGCTGCCTCCCTGCCAGGCCTGGTGTTGCCCGACATCTTGCTGATTGGCCAGCCTGCCGAGGATGGGGACTGCTCGGGCCTCGTGCTGACCAG gATGATCCCCCTGGACCTCGTCCACCTCTGCGTCCATGACCTCTCTGCCTGGCGCCTGAAGCTGCGCCTGGTCTCGGGCCGCCAGTACTACCTGGCCCTGGACGCCCCCGACAACGAGGCGGGCTTCCTGTTCCACTGTTGGATCCGCCTCATCAACCTGCTTCAGGAGCCACCTCCCACCTGGGCCCCCAGGACCATGTGCACGGCCCCCCTGGATGTGCCCCTGGCCAAAGCACCTGCCTCCACCTGGCACCTGCAG GACCAGCCCGTCAGCAGACATGCAG TCAGGGTTGCTGAGCACAACTTTCCTTATAAGAAGCCTCCGGTGGCCACTCGGAGACAGaggaaggccaag GCACTCAAGCGCAGTTTCAAGTCTCAGGCCGTGGGCGACTCTGTGCCCCTCATCTGGTCGCAGCTGGAGCATGCTGACGTCGGGAAGAAACCTGCAGAAAAGAA GTCCCACCCAGACTTCCACCCCGACAGAACTCACACCCAAGTCCACTTTTCTG AGAAGACCAGCATCACCATCTGGACCATCTTCAGCATCATTTCCAGCACGGCCAAGCAGACACAGTCCTCTCCAAAG GCCTGCACATCTGCATCTGAGGAGGCCACAGGCCAGGGACCTGTGGTTGAGAGCCCTTCGTACTGTGTCTCAGCTGACAGCCCTGATTGCTTCTTTCTGGGCTCCGGCAGCTCCCTGGACCCGTGCCTGTGGCATCAGGACATGGAAGACCTCATGGATTCTGAGAGCAGCACTTTGTCATCTGCTGCCTCCGGCCTGGCTCCCTATCCCCCGGCTGCCCGCCTCTCCACACCCTACTCTTCCATCCCCAGGGGCAGGGAAAAGGCCAGGTCTATGGGCTCCCACCAGGGGCGGGGGCCACCACCCTGCCAGACGGGCCCTGTCACATCTCGCAAGGCACCATTCCTCGTTGACCAGTCCCAGAAGCTCCCAGCTGTACCTGCTTCCTCGTGGACGCCCCCACCTGGATTGGCTCCTCCCCAGAAGGTCTCAGCTGCATCAGCTCCTCCCTGGAAGGCCCCAGCTGTACCTGCCCCACCCCAGAAGACCCCACCCCCATCTCAGAAGGCCCCATCTGTACCTACCATTCCCCAGAAGGCTGTGTCCCCCACTGCTCCGAAGAGGAAATCTCTGCTTCTCCCTGCCCCGTCCCAAAAGGCTCTGCAGACCTCACCTCCCCAGTACCAGATGGCACCGGGCTCGCCTGCCTCACGGGGGAGGCTCCCTGGCGACGTGCTGCCAACAGGAATCCCTGGAAGAGCTGCGCTGGAGAGAAGCCCGTCTGGAGGGAGACCGGAGCCAGCGGTGACGGTGCCAGCGGTGACGGTGGGCACCCAGGAGACAGACGTGGTGATGACGACTCAGGTCAAGTCCCTGGAGTCGCCCTTCACCGTGACCAAGAAGGAGTCCAAGGACATCCTGGTTAGCAAAACCCAGGAGGTGACCCTGGAGGCCTTCGGGGGCCAGGGGAAGTTGGAGGACCGGGCCCACTTGGCGAAGCTTGAAGAGAGGTCCCTGGACCCGCCTGGCGCGAGATCCAAGGAGCTGGAGCAGCGGAAGAGATGGGTCGAGACAAAGGAGCTGGCCGTCGAGGGCCCCTCCCAGGAGCTCAGCAGACCCTTCTCTGTGGAAACGCTTACCCTCGCCAAGCTCACGATCCTGGCCAACTCCAAAGAGCAGCGCGTGAAACCCTCTCTGGTCTCACTTCCCTCCTGGCTCTTGGCGACTTCGCAGGCGTCTGCCACGTCAGTGATGGCTTCAATGCCCTTCCACCCAGGCCAGCTGTCCTCACCGGAGGGGAAGCCAGTGGTGGTCAGAGAACAGCCAGAGTCGCACACTTGGGTGAAGGAGGGCAAGCGGCAATGGGGCGAGAGTAAAGGGTCACCCTGGGACCCCGAGGGGCCGCCCAAGGTGCCCCTTCGCTCCAAGCCCACCTCTGCCAGTCCCAAGAGGGAAGGAATCTCCCAGGCGCCTATCCCCCTGCCCGCCTCACGGTGGGAGGGCTTACCGCCATCCCCCCTCtcagagacccccatctcaaagaCTGAGGCCACAGCCAAGGCGTCCCAGCAGCCCAAGAGACTGTCGCAGGAGCCCGTGAAGATGCCAGCCCAGCACCCCCTGGCCACTGTGGGGTCGTCTTCAGAAATTCTTTTGCCCATGCTCTTAGAACTTGAAACTGTGAGGAACACGGCCACCAAGGCAGAGGAAATACAGGAGGAATCGGGTGTCTTTAACCTTCCACCCAG CCTGCagcactcccagcactttgagtagCTGGATGCGGGGGGTGGGGCTCAACCCCAGTCGGAAACTGTCCGGAGGAGCCCAGCGCTGCCAG GCCCCCAGGGTTCTGTGCGCACCGACTGTAAGAAGCGGAATGTTGAAAGGCCGCTTGGGGGGATTCGCCCCGTCCGGTAG